The proteins below are encoded in one region of Cygnus olor isolate bCygOlo1 chromosome 19, bCygOlo1.pri.v2, whole genome shotgun sequence:
- the LOC121057508 gene encoding notch-regulated ankyrin repeat-containing protein: MSQSEVSPCAAPPSQRVFQEAVRRGNTKELQSLLQNMTNCEFNVNSFGPEGQTALHQSVIDGNLELVKLLVKFGADIRLANRDGWSALHIAAFGGHQDIVLYLITKAKYSAGAR; this comes from the coding sequence ATGAGCCAGAGCGAGGTGTCGCCGTGCGCGGCGCCGCCGAGCCAGCGGGTCTTCCAGGAGGCGGTGCGGCGCGGCAACACCAAGGAGCTGCAGTCGCTGCTGCAGAACATGACGAACTGCGAGTTCAACGTGAACTCCTTCGGGCCCGAGGGGCAGACGGCGCTGCACCAGTCCGTCATCGACGGCAACCTGGAGCTCGTCAAGCTGCTCGTCAAGTTCGGCGCCGACATCCGCCTGGCCAACCGCGACGGCTGGAGCGCGCTGCACATCGCCGCCTTCGGGGGCCACCAGGACATCGTCCTCTACCTGATCACCAAGGCCAAATACTCCGCCGGCGCCCGGTGA